A section of the Microbacterium forte genome encodes:
- a CDS encoding S8 family serine peptidase: MLRNGVAMATIVASVLLLGAAATPPPVPDDPADPDRAAQYWLDGAGIRDAWQTTRGDGVTIAVIDTGIGKVPGVFDDAVVGGTDVSGTGTPDGRTPVGAIDGNHGSWVASLAAGRGSADGKGMIGVAPEADLLSISVGFGAAAAVPFTEQVAKAMRWAVDHGADIINLSFTTNTLDWDRSWDDAFLYAFEHDVVVVVAAGNRGSGTNIIGAPATIPGVLTVGGVDQTGTASIEASTQGITIGIAAPSEGLRGVSADGTVVPWSGTSGAAPIVAGIAALVRSAHPELDAANVINRIIKTAIKVPGMADLPDPLYGYGLVDADAAITADVPKVSENPMGDLAEWVRLFRRAESVPQPEPTAAPVEVPPLPDADAPTEPGSPLLPSADSLRYGTLPLIALTVPGILIALGVTAAARRIRSARARTPHP; encoded by the coding sequence ATGCTGCGCAACGGCGTCGCGATGGCGACGATCGTGGCATCCGTCCTGCTCCTCGGCGCGGCAGCGACCCCGCCGCCGGTGCCGGACGACCCCGCAGATCCGGATCGCGCCGCTCAGTACTGGCTCGACGGAGCCGGCATCCGCGACGCCTGGCAGACCACTCGCGGCGACGGGGTCACGATCGCCGTCATCGACACCGGGATCGGCAAGGTCCCTGGCGTGTTCGATGACGCCGTCGTGGGTGGCACCGACGTGTCTGGCACCGGAACCCCCGACGGCCGCACCCCGGTGGGTGCCATCGACGGCAATCACGGCTCGTGGGTGGCCTCGCTCGCCGCCGGACGCGGCTCTGCCGACGGCAAGGGCATGATCGGAGTCGCCCCCGAGGCCGATCTGCTGTCGATCTCCGTGGGCTTCGGCGCCGCCGCCGCAGTGCCGTTCACCGAGCAGGTCGCGAAGGCCATGCGGTGGGCGGTCGACCATGGGGCCGACATCATCAACCTCTCGTTCACCACGAACACGCTGGACTGGGACAGGAGCTGGGACGACGCGTTCCTCTACGCATTCGAGCATGACGTGGTGGTGGTCGTCGCCGCGGGAAACCGGGGGAGCGGCACCAACATCATCGGCGCTCCCGCGACGATCCCCGGCGTGCTGACGGTCGGCGGAGTCGACCAGACGGGCACGGCGAGCATCGAGGCGTCGACTCAGGGGATCACCATCGGGATCGCCGCGCCCAGTGAGGGGCTGCGGGGCGTCTCGGCCGACGGCACCGTCGTGCCCTGGAGCGGCACGAGCGGTGCGGCGCCCATCGTCGCAGGCATCGCGGCGCTCGTCCGGTCTGCGCACCCCGAGCTCGATGCCGCCAACGTCATCAATCGCATCATCAAGACCGCGATCAAGGTGCCGGGCATGGCCGACCTCCCCGATCCTCTCTACGGCTACGGGCTGGTGGATGCCGACGCGGCGATCACCGCGGACGTGCCGAAGGTCTCCGAGAATCCGATGGGCGACCTCGCCGAGTGGGTCCGCCTGTTCCGACGCGCAGAGAGCGTTCCGCAGCCCGAACCCACCGCCGCGCCGGTCGAGGTGCCGCCCCTGCCGGATGCCGACGCGCCGACCGAGCCCGGTTCACCGCTGCTTCCCAGCGCTGATTCGCTGCGCTACGGTACCCTGCCGCTCATCGCGCTCACAGTCCCTGGTATCCTGATAGCGCTTGGCGTCACCGCAGCTGCCCGGCGCATCCGATCGGCGCGCGCTCGCACGCCACATCCCTGA
- a CDS encoding DUF501 domain-containing protein, whose product MTTPPFPAPTTAELAVVSAQLGRTARGVVGIAARCECGNPTVVATTPRLPDGTPFPTFYYLTHPAATAAMSTLEATQVMPELSALLAEDEGVAAAYLAAHEAYLADRAQFGEVSEIDGISAGGMPSRVKCLHALAGHALAAGPGVNPIGDAALERSTWSPEKCRCDDPGAALRDVEASTA is encoded by the coding sequence GTGACCACGCCGCCATTCCCCGCCCCCACGACCGCCGAGCTCGCCGTGGTGTCGGCCCAGTTGGGCAGGACCGCCCGTGGCGTCGTGGGAATCGCAGCCCGCTGCGAGTGCGGCAACCCCACGGTCGTCGCCACGACACCCAGGCTCCCGGACGGAACACCGTTCCCCACGTTCTACTACCTGACGCATCCGGCCGCGACGGCCGCGATGTCGACCCTCGAGGCCACGCAGGTCATGCCCGAGCTCTCCGCGCTGCTCGCCGAGGACGAGGGCGTCGCCGCGGCGTACCTCGCCGCGCATGAGGCGTACCTCGCCGACCGGGCGCAGTTCGGCGAGGTCAGCGAGATCGATGGCATCTCCGCCGGCGGCATGCCGTCGCGCGTCAAGTGCCTGCATGCTCTGGCCGGTCATGCTCTCGCGGCAGGTCCCGGCGTGAACCCGATCGGCGATGCGGCGCTCGAGCGCTCGACGTGGTCGCCGGAGAAGTGCCGGTGCGACGACCCCGGTGCGGCCCTGCGTGACGTCGAGGCATCGACCGCATGA
- a CDS encoding FtsB family cell division protein, with protein sequence MARRPAPPSASSGASRTTPAAKSTPRPSARRPRGAANRGSQERRVDVREWASGIRLSAFSVIMLSLVVLGAWVLVPTLGTFIDQRQKISALEQSIQVSEDQIAALEKERERWSDPAYITTQARERLYYVKPGEVVYLIDNDLDPAALPQQQGPVSDTLEETPSDWMPQLLRTLTSAGLSDTAAVSR encoded by the coding sequence GTGGCACGACGACCGGCTCCTCCTTCGGCGTCTTCGGGCGCATCCCGCACCACGCCGGCGGCGAAGTCGACCCCGCGTCCGTCCGCCCGTCGGCCCCGGGGAGCCGCGAATCGAGGCTCCCAGGAGCGTCGGGTCGACGTGCGCGAGTGGGCCTCCGGCATCCGCCTCTCGGCGTTCTCGGTCATCATGCTGTCGCTCGTCGTGCTCGGGGCATGGGTGCTGGTGCCGACGCTGGGCACCTTCATCGACCAGCGGCAGAAGATCTCGGCTCTGGAGCAGTCGATCCAGGTCTCCGAAGACCAGATCGCGGCGCTCGAGAAAGAGCGTGAGCGCTGGAGCGACCCGGCCTACATCACCACCCAGGCGCGTGAGCGCCTGTACTACGTCAAGCCCGGCGAGGTCGTGTATCTGATCGACAACGATCTCGACCCCGCAGCGCTCCCGCAGCAGCAGGGGCCGGTCAGCGACACCCTCGAAGAGACGCCCTCCGACTGGATGCCGCAGCTGCTGCGCACGCTGACGTCCGCGGGGCTGAGCGACACGGCCGCCGTCAGCCGCTGA
- the eno gene encoding phosphopyruvate hydratase, producing the protein MALIEAVGAREILDSRGNPTVEVEVLLDDGVVQRAAVPSGASTGAFEAYELRDGDKSRYGGKGVLKAVDAIIDELGPALEGVEASEQRIVDAILIETDGTDNKQRTGANAILGVSLAVAKAAADSADLPLFRYLGGPNAHLLPVPLFNVINGGEHADNGIDMQEFFLAPIGAETYSEALRWGVETYHVLRGELKAAGYATGLGDEGGFAPDLPSNREGLDFLVKAIEKAGFTPGTDIALGLDVAATEFFKDGVYRLDNKDWSGPELIEYYEGLVNDFPIVTIEDALAEDDWDNWKLLTDALGSKVQLVGDDLFVTNPTRLADGIKRGVANSLLVKVNQIGTLTETFDAVSLAQRSGYTAMLSHRSGETEDTTIADLVVATNAGQIKAGAPARSERVAKYNQLLRIEEELGDAAVFAGRSAFPRYQG; encoded by the coding sequence GTGGCACTGATCGAGGCTGTAGGCGCACGCGAGATTCTCGACTCGCGCGGTAACCCGACCGTTGAGGTGGAGGTGCTCCTCGACGACGGTGTGGTCCAGCGGGCGGCCGTCCCGTCCGGTGCATCCACCGGCGCATTCGAGGCGTACGAGCTCCGCGACGGCGACAAGAGCCGCTACGGCGGAAAGGGCGTCCTCAAGGCGGTCGACGCCATCATCGACGAGCTCGGCCCGGCGCTCGAGGGTGTCGAGGCGAGCGAGCAGCGCATCGTCGACGCGATCCTGATCGAGACCGACGGCACCGACAACAAGCAGCGCACCGGCGCCAACGCGATCCTCGGCGTCAGCCTCGCGGTCGCCAAGGCCGCGGCCGACTCCGCAGACCTGCCGCTGTTCCGCTACCTGGGCGGCCCGAACGCGCACCTGCTGCCCGTTCCGCTCTTCAACGTCATCAACGGCGGCGAGCACGCCGACAACGGCATCGACATGCAGGAGTTCTTCCTCGCCCCGATCGGCGCCGAGACCTACTCCGAGGCACTCCGCTGGGGCGTCGAGACCTACCACGTGCTGCGCGGCGAGCTGAAGGCCGCCGGCTACGCGACGGGTCTCGGCGACGAGGGCGGCTTCGCCCCCGATCTGCCCAGCAACCGCGAGGGTCTCGACTTCCTCGTCAAGGCGATCGAGAAGGCCGGCTTCACGCCGGGCACCGACATCGCGCTGGGCCTCGACGTCGCAGCCACCGAGTTCTTCAAGGACGGCGTCTACCGCCTCGACAACAAGGACTGGAGCGGCCCCGAGCTGATCGAGTACTACGAGGGCCTGGTCAACGACTTCCCGATCGTCACGATCGAGGACGCGCTGGCTGAGGACGACTGGGACAACTGGAAGCTCCTCACCGACGCTCTCGGCTCGAAGGTCCAGCTCGTCGGCGACGACCTGTTCGTGACGAACCCGACCCGTCTCGCCGACGGCATCAAGCGCGGCGTCGCCAACTCGCTGCTCGTCAAGGTCAACCAGATCGGAACGCTCACCGAGACGTTCGACGCGGTCAGCCTCGCGCAGCGCTCGGGCTACACCGCCATGCTGTCGCACCGTTCGGGTGAGACCGAGGACACCACGATCGCCGACCTCGTGGTCGCGACGAACGCGGGTCAGATCAAGGCTGGTGCGCCTGCTCGCAGCGAGCGCGTCGCGAAGTACAATCAGCTTCTGCGCATCGAGGAGGAGCTGGGCGACGCGGCTGTCTTCGCCGGCCGTTCCGCGTTCCCGCGCTACCAGGGCTGA
- a CDS encoding O-methyltransferase, translating to MDSTPAAWSNADAYLAELLVGHDPHLESALSAQRDAGLPEIEVAPVGGKMLNLLARISGARRVLEIGTLGGYSTIWLARAVGPEGRVVTVEAEADNGAVARASIDAAGVGERVDIRIGRGADVLPTLVGGFDLVFIDADKESNTVYLDWAAKLGHPGTVIVLDNIGREGEIVRADSTDSKVVGTRDALRMLGEDPRFDATALQTVGAKGWDGFALAVVV from the coding sequence ATGGATTCCACTCCCGCAGCCTGGTCGAACGCCGATGCCTATCTCGCCGAGCTGCTCGTGGGGCACGATCCGCACCTCGAGTCGGCGCTGTCGGCCCAGCGCGACGCCGGTCTCCCCGAGATCGAGGTCGCGCCCGTCGGCGGCAAGATGCTCAACCTCCTCGCGCGCATCAGCGGCGCTCGCCGCGTGCTCGAGATCGGCACGCTCGGGGGCTATTCGACGATCTGGCTCGCTCGGGCCGTGGGGCCGGAAGGCCGCGTCGTCACGGTCGAGGCCGAAGCCGACAACGGCGCCGTCGCGCGGGCGAGCATCGATGCCGCCGGGGTCGGAGAGCGTGTCGACATCCGGATCGGCCGGGGTGCCGACGTGCTCCCGACGCTGGTGGGCGGCTTCGACCTGGTCTTCATCGATGCCGACAAGGAGTCGAACACCGTCTACCTCGACTGGGCGGCGAAGCTGGGGCATCCGGGAACCGTGATCGTGCTCGACAACATCGGACGGGAGGGCGAGATCGTCCGTGCGGACTCGACCGACTCCAAGGTCGTCGGCACCAGAGACGCGCTGCGGATGCTGGGGGAGGATCCCCGCTTCGACGCGACCGCCCTGCAGACGGTCGGCGCCAAGGGCTGGGACGGCTTCGCCCTCGCCGTCGTGGTGTGA
- a CDS encoding CPBP family intramembrane glutamic endopeptidase — MTRIRAAAIIVFVALACGLAWVVALPLWLGDGLAEPSTWFLLPVMMLTPAIAALVVTFTMRIPSRGERARFLGLWPLRPAKRVVWLMVAGWLVPPLLVALGIVLAAALGFVQLDLTFAAFSAEVAKALPAGAPMPPIEVVVISQIVMIPFGALLNSVLAFGEELGWRGWLVPALRPLGTWPTLLLSGAIWGVWHSPLILLGYNFGRTDITGVLFMIGGCMAWGVLLGWLRLRSASVWPAVLAHGSLNAAAGLIVVFAASQPDLALAGPLGLAGWIVAAAVIAVLVVTGQFREQPELADGPGRLLSAPRAE, encoded by the coding sequence ATGACCCGCATCCGAGCCGCAGCCATCATCGTCTTCGTCGCACTCGCGTGCGGACTCGCGTGGGTGGTCGCCCTCCCTCTCTGGCTGGGCGACGGACTCGCCGAGCCGAGCACCTGGTTCCTCCTGCCGGTGATGATGCTGACCCCCGCGATCGCCGCACTGGTGGTCACCTTCACGATGCGAATCCCGTCGAGGGGCGAGCGGGCGCGATTCCTCGGGCTGTGGCCGCTGCGTCCGGCGAAGCGGGTCGTCTGGCTGATGGTGGCCGGCTGGCTCGTACCGCCCCTTCTCGTCGCCCTCGGCATCGTGCTCGCGGCAGCGCTCGGGTTCGTGCAGCTCGACCTGACCTTCGCCGCGTTCTCCGCAGAGGTCGCGAAGGCGCTCCCCGCCGGTGCGCCGATGCCGCCGATCGAGGTCGTCGTGATCTCGCAGATCGTGATGATCCCCTTCGGCGCACTCCTCAACAGCGTGCTGGCGTTCGGCGAAGAGCTCGGATGGCGCGGATGGCTGGTGCCCGCGCTGCGTCCGCTCGGCACCTGGCCCACGCTGCTCCTCAGCGGAGCGATCTGGGGCGTCTGGCACAGCCCGCTGATCCTGCTGGGCTACAACTTCGGACGCACAGACATCACCGGTGTGCTCTTCATGATCGGTGGCTGCATGGCCTGGGGTGTTCTCCTGGGCTGGCTGCGCCTGCGCTCCGCCTCGGTCTGGCCTGCTGTGCTCGCCCATGGCTCCCTCAACGCCGCCGCCGGGCTGATCGTCGTCTTCGCCGCATCGCAGCCCGATCTCGCGCTCGCCGGACCGCTCGGCCTCGCGGGGTGGATCGTCGCGGCAGCGGTCATCGCCGTCCTCGTCGTCACCGGGCAGTTCCGTGAACAGCCCGAGCTCGCCGACGGGCCCGGCCGACTGCTGTCCGCTCCGCGCGCGGAGTAG
- a CDS encoding DUF1648 domain-containing protein yields MTAEIRRARTAFWWVGVIVPAALIALAAVVVVAWLPEIPDPAAVHWGLDGVDGFGPRWTPLALLIGLGGGTIVLFAIIALFSHRLPAHGASTSSAPPQWSTTARLLGAASLGIAGMMSMLAVVSTAAQRGLSDAAEAADITPWVPVFFLVSAGLAAAGWFLQPKVQFAPAASEPPAEPLPLADHERAVWMKTVGIARSGQVVLGIGVFLTIAMSVLLLARGVAAGWIVAVIALILVILVASGLSFRVRASAAGLRVRSAAGWPRLEIPATEIASTRAVQVNPFAEFGGWGYRFGTDGRRGFVLRTGEALEVTRTDGRVFVVTVDDAATAASVLASAASR; encoded by the coding sequence ATGACCGCCGAGATCCGCCGAGCCCGCACCGCGTTCTGGTGGGTGGGGGTGATCGTCCCCGCGGCCCTGATCGCGCTCGCCGCAGTCGTCGTCGTCGCCTGGCTGCCCGAGATCCCCGATCCGGCGGCGGTCCACTGGGGCCTCGACGGGGTCGACGGCTTCGGGCCGCGGTGGACGCCGTTGGCGTTGCTCATCGGTCTGGGCGGCGGGACGATCGTGCTGTTCGCGATCATCGCCCTGTTCTCGCACAGACTGCCCGCGCACGGTGCATCGACGTCGAGTGCACCACCGCAGTGGTCGACGACCGCCCGTCTGCTCGGAGCCGCAAGCCTCGGCATCGCGGGCATGATGTCGATGCTCGCCGTCGTCTCGACCGCCGCTCAGCGCGGCCTTTCGGATGCGGCCGAGGCCGCCGACATCACGCCGTGGGTCCCGGTCTTCTTCCTGGTCTCAGCCGGGCTGGCCGCCGCCGGGTGGTTCCTGCAGCCGAAGGTGCAGTTCGCGCCCGCAGCATCCGAGCCACCGGCGGAACCCCTGCCGCTCGCCGATCATGAACGCGCCGTATGGATGAAGACCGTCGGCATCGCCCGGAGCGGTCAGGTGGTCCTGGGGATCGGCGTCTTCCTCACGATCGCGATGAGCGTGCTGCTCCTTGCACGGGGCGTGGCTGCCGGATGGATCGTCGCGGTCATCGCGCTGATCCTCGTGATCCTCGTGGCGAGCGGTCTCTCGTTCCGGGTCCGCGCGAGCGCCGCGGGTCTCCGGGTGCGCTCGGCAGCGGGCTGGCCACGACTCGAGATCCCCGCCACGGAGATCGCGAGCACCCGGGCGGTTCAGGTCAACCCCTTCGCAGAGTTCGGAGGCTGGGGCTACCGCTTCGGCACGGACGGGCGGCGAGGATTCGTCCTGCGCACCGGAGAGGCCCTCGAAGTCACTCGCACCGACGGCCGCGTCTTCGTCGTCACCGTCGACGACGCGGCCACTGCGGCATCCGTCCTGGCCTCGGCCGCATCCCGATGA
- a CDS encoding GntR family transcriptional regulator has product MLIRIDPDSARPLFDQVAASVRADVLAGRLTPGDRLPSARELADALEINLHTVLRAYQQLRDEGLIDLRRGRGAVVSPAAAPLAELSHDIAALVARAASLGLSPPTLAALIKETEA; this is encoded by the coding sequence ATGCTGATCCGCATAGACCCCGACAGCGCTCGGCCGCTCTTCGACCAGGTGGCGGCGTCCGTTCGCGCCGACGTCCTCGCCGGCCGGCTCACGCCGGGCGACCGACTCCCCTCCGCCCGCGAGCTCGCGGATGCGCTCGAGATCAACCTGCATACGGTGCTCCGCGCCTACCAGCAGCTGCGAGACGAAGGACTGATCGATCTGCGACGAGGCAGGGGAGCCGTCGTGTCCCCGGCCGCCGCCCCACTCGCCGAGCTCTCCCACGACATCGCCGCCCTTGTGGCCCGTGCGGCGTCGCTCGGCCTCTCGCCCCCCACCCTGGCCGCCCTCATCAAGGAGACCGAAGCATGA
- a CDS encoding PaaI family thioesterase, whose amino-acid sequence MRITPRRLAIGMSLWFPNLFSGIRIRRFSEDWTHATVELHVNVFTRNYVKTAFGGSMSAMTDPYFFMLVMHQLGRDYVVWDTRGEIEFLKPGRGILTAEFEVSRERVEEIRERAHGGTKVLEWFETVITDRDGDVVAKVRREVYIREKKRVTAARG is encoded by the coding sequence ATGCGCATCACTCCCCGACGCCTCGCCATCGGCATGAGCCTGTGGTTCCCCAATCTCTTCAGCGGCATCCGCATCCGCCGATTCAGCGAGGACTGGACCCACGCGACCGTCGAGCTGCATGTGAACGTCTTCACACGCAACTACGTCAAGACGGCGTTCGGCGGCTCGATGTCTGCGATGACCGACCCGTACTTCTTCATGCTCGTGATGCACCAGCTCGGACGCGACTACGTGGTGTGGGACACCCGCGGCGAGATCGAGTTCCTCAAGCCCGGCCGCGGGATCCTCACAGCCGAGTTCGAGGTCAGCAGGGAGCGGGTCGAGGAGATCCGCGAGCGCGCGCACGGCGGCACGAAGGTGCTCGAGTGGTTCGAGACCGTGATCACCGACCGCGACGGCGATGTCGTCGCGAAAGTGCGACGCGAGGTCTACATCCGCGAGAAGAAGCGCGTGACCGCGGCTCGCGGCTGA
- a CDS encoding APC family permease encodes MPLARRLRLGDAVAIGLGSMIGAGVFSVWAPAMGVAGSGILIALGIAAIVAYCNATASAQLAAAHPVAGGTYAYARAEIGPWWGFVAGWSFVIGKIASCAAMAMTFAAYAAPEGWQVPVAVAAVVALAAVNCFGVTRTALVTRVLVACSLLGLALVVATGLGGSSTATPAPLPDASAYGVLQGAGLLFFAFAGYARIATMGEEVVDPARTIPRAIALALGGAVVVYTLVAITVVLVLGGDAATSTTPLSDVAAATGWQALTPVIRIAAAAASLGALLALLTGIGRTTLAMAREQDLPRFLAKVDERWQVPRRAEITIALIIVGIVVVADLRDAIGFSSFGVLLYYLIANAAAFRQQAAARRYPRALQVIGVLGCLLLVNTLPVVASAIGTAVVLVGVLYRMTRLRLSR; translated from the coding sequence ATGCCCCTCGCACGCCGCCTGAGACTCGGCGACGCCGTCGCCATCGGACTCGGTTCGATGATCGGTGCGGGCGTGTTCTCGGTGTGGGCGCCCGCGATGGGCGTCGCCGGCAGCGGCATCCTGATCGCCCTGGGGATCGCCGCGATCGTCGCCTACTGCAACGCCACCGCGTCGGCGCAGCTCGCCGCAGCGCACCCCGTTGCCGGCGGCACCTATGCGTACGCCAGAGCAGAGATCGGTCCGTGGTGGGGTTTCGTGGCCGGCTGGAGCTTCGTGATCGGCAAGATCGCGAGCTGCGCCGCGATGGCCATGACCTTCGCCGCCTACGCGGCGCCCGAGGGCTGGCAGGTGCCGGTGGCCGTGGCCGCAGTCGTCGCGCTCGCAGCCGTCAACTGCTTCGGCGTCACGCGAACCGCGCTCGTCACCCGGGTGCTCGTCGCGTGCTCCCTGCTGGGGCTCGCGCTCGTCGTCGCGACCGGACTCGGCGGATCGTCTACGGCGACCCCCGCCCCTCTTCCCGATGCCAGCGCGTACGGCGTGCTGCAGGGCGCAGGACTGCTCTTCTTCGCGTTCGCAGGGTACGCGCGCATCGCGACCATGGGCGAGGAGGTCGTCGACCCTGCCCGGACGATCCCGCGCGCCATCGCCCTCGCGCTGGGCGGTGCGGTCGTCGTCTACACGCTCGTCGCGATCACGGTCGTCCTCGTCCTCGGTGGCGACGCGGCGACGAGCACGACGCCTCTGTCCGACGTCGCAGCGGCCACCGGGTGGCAGGCTCTCACCCCGGTCATCCGCATCGCGGCGGCGGCGGCCTCGCTCGGCGCTCTGCTCGCGCTGCTCACCGGCATCGGGCGGACGACCCTGGCCATGGCCCGCGAGCAGGACCTGCCGCGGTTCCTCGCGAAGGTCGACGAGCGCTGGCAGGTGCCGCGTCGTGCCGAGATCACGATCGCGCTGATCATCGTCGGGATCGTGGTCGTCGCCGACCTTCGCGACGCGATCGGGTTCTCCTCGTTCGGGGTGCTGCTGTACTACCTCATCGCGAATGCCGCGGCGTTCCGACAGCAGGCGGCTGCCCGCCGCTATCCCCGCGCGTTGCAGGTCATCGGAGTTCTGGGCTGCCTGCTGCTCGTGAACACGCTGCCCGTCGTGGCCTCGGCGATCGGAACCGCGGTCGTGCTCGTCGGAGTGCTCTATCGGATGACTCGCCTCAGACTGTCGCGGTGA
- a CDS encoding helix-turn-helix domain-containing protein, giving the protein MRPTRGVLYPARLPEFHRLPPAAGARDLAVWFWIPEWSTEPGRSSRQEIVGYPALNLVVEQGAVTLSGATTRASHRDLRGTSWAVGALLRPAAVAALVDDPAALVDTETIIDAPDLADAIGAAMSTGEGRRERAVAVFSDWLVRRVGAVDDPARHANALVDVLMGDDAAGSVEEAAMRLAVSVRTLQRMAHRHVGVSPAAMIRRRRLQEAAERLRLDPGIELSVLAADLGYADHAHLTRDFRSILGMAPRTYRAGSSEQSPDENARM; this is encoded by the coding sequence ATGCGTCCGACGCGTGGAGTGCTCTACCCGGCCCGGCTGCCCGAGTTCCATCGGCTGCCGCCCGCGGCGGGCGCGCGGGATCTCGCCGTGTGGTTCTGGATCCCGGAGTGGTCGACAGAGCCCGGCCGGTCATCGCGGCAGGAGATCGTCGGCTACCCGGCGCTCAATCTCGTGGTCGAGCAGGGCGCGGTCACTCTGTCGGGCGCGACGACGCGGGCGTCGCATCGCGACCTGCGCGGAACCAGCTGGGCGGTCGGCGCGCTGTTGCGGCCAGCGGCTGTGGCAGCGCTCGTCGACGACCCGGCTGCGCTCGTCGACACCGAGACGATCATCGACGCGCCTGACCTGGCGGATGCGATCGGTGCCGCCATGAGCACAGGGGAGGGGCGCCGCGAACGCGCCGTCGCGGTCTTCTCCGACTGGCTCGTGCGCCGGGTCGGGGCTGTCGACGATCCCGCACGGCACGCGAACGCGCTCGTCGACGTGCTCATGGGTGATGATGCCGCCGGCAGCGTCGAAGAGGCGGCGATGCGTCTGGCCGTCTCGGTGCGCACACTGCAGCGGATGGCCCACCGACACGTGGGCGTCTCACCGGCGGCGATGATCCGCCGGCGTCGCCTTCAGGAGGCCGCCGAGCGGCTGCGCCTCGATCCGGGGATCGAGCTGTCGGTCCTCGCGGCAGACCTCGGATACGCCGATCACGCGCACCTCACACGTGACTTCCGCAGCATCCTCGGCATGGCCCCTCGCACGTATCGCGCAGGATCGTCCGAGCAGTCCCCGGACGAGAATGCGCGCATGTGA
- a CDS encoding VOC family protein, translating to MTTENTTGVTGEHTTDGRPHSATSLTPFLAIAGAREAIDFYRDVFGARVVDVTEFGGVVAHADLDFGLGRLQLGEPSPEYHLVPAPSGDDDCYSMGLYVSDVDAVVERAVAAGATVREAPSAFVSGDRFASIRDPFGVRWSVMTRVEDLSDDESARRVADWAASFSAAPSDDAS from the coding sequence ATGACCACCGAGAACACGACCGGCGTGACCGGCGAACACACCACCGACGGCCGCCCGCACAGCGCGACCTCGCTCACTCCGTTCCTCGCGATCGCCGGAGCCAGAGAGGCGATCGACTTCTACCGAGACGTCTTCGGCGCCCGCGTCGTCGACGTCACGGAGTTCGGGGGCGTCGTCGCCCACGCCGATCTCGACTTCGGCCTCGGTCGCCTGCAACTGGGCGAACCGAGCCCCGAGTATCACCTGGTTCCCGCGCCGTCGGGTGACGACGACTGCTACTCGATGGGTCTCTACGTCTCGGACGTCGACGCCGTGGTCGAGCGGGCGGTCGCCGCGGGAGCGACCGTGCGCGAAGCTCCGTCTGCCTTCGTCTCGGGCGACCGATTCGCGAGCATCCGCGACCCCTTCGGCGTGAGGTGGTCGGTGATGACCCGCGTCGAAGACCTCTCGGACGACGAGAGCGCGCGTCGCGTCGCCGACTGGGCCGCGTCGTTCAGCGCGGCACCGTCTGACGACGCGAGCTGA
- a CDS encoding SGNH/GDSL hydrolase family protein — protein sequence MSRQYFVAFAAIGAASVSAAVGIRFVLTRQAAIARRRIGKPLGEQSIDADRVWRRALDGDPVQLLVLGDSVAAGLGAERRKETLGGRLAKGMARRMRRPVRLRTAAVVGAESPDLAAQLAGLPDGYAPHVAVIVVGGNDVTHRLPIAVSTQHLRDTILHLRRQGTEVVVGTCPDLGALRPVPQPLRRLISSVSRRLAEAQAETARSAGARPVDLRRAVGPMFFDDPDAMFSLDRFHPSPLGYRRTAEVLLPAACLAAEAALSSRRQTVPR from the coding sequence ATGAGCCGACAGTACTTCGTCGCCTTCGCCGCGATCGGTGCCGCGTCGGTCTCGGCCGCCGTCGGCATCCGGTTCGTGCTCACGCGTCAGGCGGCGATCGCGCGTCGGCGCATCGGCAAACCGCTCGGCGAGCAGTCGATCGATGCTGATCGCGTCTGGCGCCGTGCGCTCGACGGCGATCCTGTGCAGCTTCTCGTGCTGGGCGACTCGGTGGCGGCGGGTCTCGGCGCCGAGCGCCGCAAGGAGACGCTCGGCGGACGGCTCGCGAAAGGAATGGCACGGCGGATGCGGCGGCCCGTGCGCCTGCGCACCGCCGCGGTCGTCGGTGCGGAGTCGCCCGATCTCGCCGCTCAGCTCGCGGGTCTGCCCGATGGCTACGCACCGCACGTGGCTGTGATCGTGGTCGGAGGCAATGACGTCACCCACCGCCTCCCGATCGCCGTCTCCACACAGCACTTACGCGACACGATCCTGCACCTGCGCCGCCAGGGCACCGAGGTCGTCGTCGGCACATGCCCCGACCTCGGCGCTCTGCGCCCCGTGCCACAGCCGCTGCGGAGGCTGATCTCGAGCGTGTCGCGCAGGCTGGCCGAAGCGCAGGCCGAGACCGCACGCTCGGCGGGGGCGCGGCCCGTCGATCTCCGCCGAGCCGTGGGCCCGATGTTCTTCGACGATCCCGATGCCATGTTCAGCCTGGATCGCTTCCATCCGAGCCCGCTCGGCTACCGGCGCACGGCCGAGGTGCTGCTCCCTGCCGCGTGCCTCGCGGCAGAGGCGGCTCTCAGCTCGCGTCGTCAGACGGTGCCGCGCTGA